A window from Chryseobacterium vaccae encodes these proteins:
- a CDS encoding electron transfer flavoprotein subunit alpha/FixB family protein, which yields MAVFVYAENINGVYKKAAFEAVSYAKAVADKAGDTVTAISVNPTDASDVLYKYGASNVINIKDEGLKNFSAKAYAQAVNEVADGNIIVFPHTTDASSIAPMLAVMKNYSLITNALEAPENLSPFQVKRKAFSGKGFMHAKADGSGVIVTVSQNAFGVKENGVSGSEEVKNLSVANEDTKVISHEQSSGKLDLKEAEVVVSAGRGMKGPENWGMIEELANVLGAATACSKPVSDIGWRPHTEHVGQTGKAIAPNLYIAVGISGAIQHLAGVNSSKTIVVINNDAEAPFFKSADYGVVGDAFQIIPALTEKIKAIKG from the coding sequence ATGGCAGTATTCGTATACGCAGAAAATATAAACGGAGTTTACAAAAAAGCAGCTTTTGAGGCAGTTTCTTATGCTAAAGCTGTTGCAGACAAAGCAGGAGATACCGTTACGGCAATCTCTGTAAACCCTACAGATGCTTCAGATGTATTGTACAAATATGGAGCGTCAAACGTAATCAATATCAAAGACGAGGGTCTTAAGAATTTCTCTGCAAAAGCATATGCACAGGCAGTAAATGAAGTAGCAGACGGAAATATTATTGTTTTCCCTCATACAACAGATGCTTCTTCTATTGCACCTATGCTGGCTGTAATGAAGAACTATTCTTTAATTACAAACGCTTTGGAAGCTCCTGAAAACCTTTCTCCATTCCAGGTAAAAAGAAAAGCATTCTCAGGAAAAGGATTCATGCATGCAAAAGCAGATGGTAGCGGAGTAATTGTTACTGTTTCTCAAAATGCTTTCGGTGTTAAAGAAAACGGAGTATCAGGTTCAGAAGAGGTGAAAAATCTTTCAGTAGCTAACGAAGATACAAAAGTGATCTCTCACGAGCAAAGCTCAGGTAAATTAGATCTTAAAGAAGCTGAGGTGGTTGTTTCTGCAGGTAGAGGGATGAAAGGTCCTGAAAACTGGGGAATGATTGAAGAACTGGCTAACGTTTTAGGAGCTGCTACCGCATGTTCTAAGCCGGTTTCTGATATCGGATGGAGACCTCACACAGAGCACGTAGGACAGACCGGTAAAGCAATTGCACCTAATCTTTACATTGCAGTAGGGATTTCCGGGGCTATTCAGCACCTTGCAGGGGTAAACTCTTCTAAAACAATCGTAGTAATCAACAATGATGCTGAAGCACCATTCTTCAAGTCTGCTGATTATGGAGTAGTAGGAGATGCTTTCCAGATCATCCCGGCTTTAACAGAGAAAATCAAAGCAATAAAAGGATAA
- a CDS encoding electron transfer flavoprotein subunit beta/FixA family protein gives MKILVCISSVPDTTSKINFTADKSAFDKNGIQWVINPLDEFALTKAVKLQESQGAIVTVINVGDAATEPVIRKALAIGANDAVRVNLDPKDSYSTAKEIAAVAQNGGYDLILCGKESIDYNGGSVPGMVAQLLNQPFVNASVGLDVNGSEATAVREIEGGKETISVKLPAIIAGQKGLVDEKDLIIPNMRGIMSARTKPLQVVEPVSSEVKVQGVSYDSVPPRAAVKMVSPDNLDELVRLLHEEAKVI, from the coding sequence ATGAAAATATTAGTTTGTATTAGTAGTGTTCCGGATACTACTTCCAAAATTAACTTTACAGCAGATAAGTCTGCTTTCGACAAAAACGGAATTCAGTGGGTAATCAACCCTTTAGACGAATTTGCGTTAACAAAAGCGGTTAAACTTCAGGAATCTCAGGGAGCAATAGTAACTGTGATCAATGTAGGAGATGCAGCTACAGAACCTGTTATCAGAAAAGCATTGGCAATTGGTGCTAATGATGCAGTAAGAGTAAACCTTGATCCTAAGGATAGCTATTCAACAGCAAAAGAAATTGCTGCAGTAGCTCAGAATGGGGGATATGATCTTATCCTTTGTGGAAAAGAATCTATCGATTATAACGGAGGTTCTGTTCCGGGAATGGTAGCTCAGTTATTGAACCAGCCTTTCGTAAATGCATCGGTAGGTTTAGACGTAAACGGAAGCGAGGCGACTGCAGTAAGAGAAATTGAAGGAGGGAAAGAAACTATTTCTGTAAAACTTCCGGCCATCATTGCAGGACAAAAAGGATTAGTGGATGAAAAAGACCTTATCATTCCAAACATGAGAGGGATTATGTCTGCAAGAACAAAACCTTTGCAGGTTGTAGAACCAGTTTCTTCAGAAGTAAAAGTTCAGGGTGTATCTTATGACAGTGTGCCGCCTAGAGCTGCTGTAAAAATGGTTTCTCCTGATAACCTTGATGAATTGGTAAGATTACTTCACGAAGAAGCTAAAGTGATCTAA
- a CDS encoding T9SS type A sorting domain-containing protein, with protein sequence MKNFLSINAFLWVLFQTLNAQTLESDNFNSYTIGNIGTDITASTPGQGGFYTDFAGGSNSEAQIVNVDVSHGKSLQLTGSAGSTGTKYMWKNGLGTSWAARTAGNDILKLSFKLYTGSVTGGVGRVTVLIYDGTTHKTLLGAGYEYDTQRIVGIAYYTKVSTAVTGNYLFYLEPATNTYPPNTWITLNCTFNKTTGIVTWITPGGTAYSPASTHTPAAAGVDPFELDFVSVVGAGNTVAHITSFDDYMVTAVNSSTLGTKETVEEESNISVYPNPATDFINIQSASPVSKVEIFDNTGRSMNTQPDHNKIDIRNLTPGIYTISMEIKGNKFSKKFIRK encoded by the coding sequence ATGAAAAATTTTCTATCAATTAATGCATTTCTATGGGTTTTATTTCAAACCTTGAATGCCCAGACTCTGGAAAGTGATAATTTTAATAGTTATACTATAGGAAATATTGGAACGGATATTACTGCATCAACTCCCGGGCAAGGTGGCTTTTATACGGATTTTGCCGGAGGTTCCAATTCGGAAGCACAGATTGTGAATGTAGATGTTTCCCACGGAAAATCTTTACAGCTTACCGGAAGTGCTGGATCTACGGGCACAAAGTATATGTGGAAGAACGGGCTGGGAACATCCTGGGCGGCAAGAACTGCTGGAAATGATATCCTTAAACTAAGCTTCAAATTATACACAGGAAGCGTCACAGGCGGTGTGGGAAGAGTAACCGTATTGATTTATGACGGGACCACCCATAAAACGTTGCTGGGAGCCGGATATGAATATGATACACAACGAATTGTAGGAATTGCATATTATACTAAAGTATCAACAGCGGTAACCGGAAATTATCTTTTTTATCTTGAACCTGCTACAAATACTTATCCACCCAATACATGGATTACTTTGAACTGTACATTCAACAAAACGACAGGAATTGTTACATGGATAACCCCTGGAGGTACTGCTTACAGTCCTGCCTCAACACATACACCAGCCGCCGCAGGTGTAGATCCTTTTGAATTGGATTTTGTTTCAGTAGTTGGTGCAGGGAATACAGTAGCTCATATCACATCTTTTGATGATTATATGGTGACAGCCGTAAATAGTTCAACATTGGGAACTAAAGAAACTGTTGAGGAAGAAAGTAATATTTCAGTGTATCCGAATCCCGCGACTGATTTTATAAATATACAATCTGCATCACCAGTCTCCAAAGTTGAAATTTTTGATAATACAGGAAGAAGCATGAATACCCAGCCTGACCACAATAAAATAGATATTCGAAATCTTACCCCCGGAATTTATACCATTAGCATGGAAATTAAGGGAAACAAATTTTCTAAAAAATTCATCAGAAAATAA
- a CDS encoding SDR family oxidoreductase, whose amino-acid sequence MSDKVAYITGGTKGIGFGIAKILLENGISVAFSGRKREEVEKAEETLRKYSENVLGIVSDVRSLESEEEAIKYAVEKFGRLDFVIANAGLGIFKPVDELTAGEWNDMIETNLTGVFYTLKASVEELKKTEGYYITISSLAGANFFENGTGYNASKFGVVGFTQAAMIDLRKYNIKSTVIMPGSVATHFNGNIPSEKDSWKIQPEDMGNLVLDILKMNPRVLPSKIEFRATKPL is encoded by the coding sequence ATGTCAGATAAAGTAGCCTATATAACGGGAGGGACCAAAGGAATTGGTTTCGGGATCGCAAAAATATTGCTTGAAAACGGAATTTCCGTAGCATTTTCGGGACGCAAAAGAGAAGAGGTAGAGAAAGCTGAAGAAACGCTTAGGAAGTATTCGGAAAATGTTCTGGGAATTGTTTCTGATGTAAGAAGCCTAGAAAGTGAAGAGGAAGCCATAAAATATGCAGTAGAAAAATTTGGAAGACTGGATTTTGTAATTGCCAATGCAGGACTGGGAATATTTAAACCGGTGGATGAGCTCACAGCCGGGGAATGGAATGATATGATCGAAACAAACTTAACCGGTGTTTTCTATACTTTAAAAGCCTCCGTGGAAGAATTAAAGAAAACGGAAGGATATTATATCACCATTTCCAGTCTGGCAGGTGCCAACTTCTTTGAGAACGGAACAGGATATAACGCTTCAAAATTTGGTGTTGTAGGGTTTACCCAAGCGGCTATGATCGATCTTAGAAAATACAATATCAAATCTACCGTGATTATGCCCGGATCAGTGGCGACTCATTTCAACGGAAATATTCCTTCAGAAAAAGACAGCTGGAAGATCCAGCCCGAAGATATGGGAAATCTTGTACTGGATATTTTGAAAATGAATCCAAGAGTTTTGCCGAGTAAAATAGAATTCAGGGCAACAAAGCCTTTATAA
- a CDS encoding T9SS type A sorting domain-containing protein produces the protein MKKIYSITICLLSVLSVAQQRTSFEDYEGFYTGNIHAQGTWISTPTGDEPPNILNQTICIDDATDGYNSLRIVKENIYGTQSVPIIGAFNNIQIQPSTGFSVSFDINMSQLNGSIFGFQGVNNAEEKFVIRVDFENTGSVKILDKLVSPELMSASGSWQPNVWHRFSIIGSSSEVKYYLDNILIYTGTIEPINIDQVRFVHNNAEGSAYIDNIQLNNQSGLSTKETTGPKKKIIIYPNPATDFIKLTDSHLVKAVKVYNMEGKELQIKLNGNKIDVKNLSAGVYLLNIETDDRNFTEKFIKK, from the coding sequence ATGAAAAAAATCTACTCAATCACAATCTGTTTGTTATCAGTGCTTTCTGTTGCTCAGCAAAGAACCTCATTTGAGGACTACGAAGGATTTTATACAGGAAATATTCACGCTCAGGGGACTTGGATAAGTACGCCTACCGGTGATGAGCCCCCCAACATATTAAACCAGACAATCTGTATCGACGATGCGACAGATGGCTACAACTCTCTCAGGATTGTAAAAGAGAATATATACGGAACTCAATCAGTTCCCATCATTGGAGCTTTTAATAATATTCAGATTCAGCCATCCACTGGGTTTTCTGTTTCATTTGATATTAATATGTCTCAGCTTAACGGATCAATATTCGGCTTTCAGGGAGTAAATAATGCAGAAGAAAAATTTGTCATCCGTGTTGATTTTGAAAATACAGGCTCAGTTAAAATTTTAGATAAGCTTGTAAGTCCGGAGTTAATGTCTGCTTCCGGATCATGGCAGCCCAATGTCTGGCACAGGTTTTCAATAATAGGTTCCTCCTCAGAAGTCAAATATTATCTGGATAATATCCTGATCTATACAGGGACTATAGAGCCTATTAATATTGATCAGGTGCGTTTTGTGCATAATAATGCAGAAGGATCAGCTTATATTGATAATATTCAGTTAAATAATCAAAGCGGGTTATCTACAAAAGAGACAACTGGTCCTAAGAAAAAGATCATCATCTATCCCAATCCGGCTACAGATTTTATCAAATTGACTGATTCACATTTGGTAAAAGCAGTTAAGGTTTACAATATGGAGGGGAAGGAACTTCAAATTAAGCTGAACGGAAACAAGATTGATGTAAAAAACCTATCTGCAGGAGTCTATCTTCTTAATATTGAAACTGACGACAGAAATTTTACCGAAAAATTCATCAAAAAATAA
- a CDS encoding dipeptidase, translating into MQETLNYINENKQRFVDELFELLRIPSISADPAYKDDVLKCADVCAGYLKNAGADNVEVCETKGYPIVFGEKILDKSLPTVLVYGHYDVQPADPLELWRKPPFEPYIEKTELHPEGAIFARGSADDKGQFFMHLKAFEAMMKTNALPCNVKFILEGEEEVGSVSLGDFVNENKEKLACDCILISDTHIYSNEQPTVTTGLRGLSYVEVEVEGPNRDLHSGLYGGAVPNPIHVLSRMIAQLIDENGHITIDGFYDNVEVVSDVDRAEMNKLKDNPEEFKKSIGLNGVEGEKGYTTLERTSIRPTLDCNGIWGGYTGEGAKTVIPSKASAKISMRLVPYQTPEEITEKFTKHFEKIAPENVKVKVTPHHGGMPYVLPSDTKEFLAAKQAMETAFGKEVLPYRSGGSIPITAMFEKVLGAKSVLMGFGLDSDAIHSPNEHYGLFNFYKGIESIPLFFENYSK; encoded by the coding sequence ATGCAAGAGACATTAAATTACATCAACGAAAACAAACAGCGTTTCGTGGATGAATTATTTGAGTTACTGAGAATTCCTTCTATTTCTGCAGATCCGGCTTATAAAGATGATGTACTGAAGTGTGCAGACGTTTGTGCAGGGTACCTTAAGAATGCAGGAGCAGATAATGTGGAAGTGTGTGAAACAAAAGGCTATCCTATCGTTTTCGGAGAAAAGATTTTAGATAAAAGCCTTCCTACGGTTTTAGTATACGGACATTATGATGTACAGCCGGCAGATCCGTTGGAGTTATGGAGAAAACCTCCTTTCGAACCTTATATTGAAAAAACTGAACTTCACCCGGAGGGAGCCATCTTTGCCAGAGGTTCTGCAGATGATAAAGGCCAGTTTTTCATGCATCTGAAAGCTTTTGAAGCGATGATGAAAACCAATGCGCTTCCATGCAACGTGAAATTTATTTTGGAAGGGGAAGAAGAAGTAGGGTCGGTAAGTCTTGGTGATTTCGTTAATGAAAACAAAGAAAAATTAGCCTGCGACTGTATCTTAATATCAGATACCCATATTTACAGCAATGAGCAGCCAACGGTAACTACCGGTTTAAGAGGATTAAGCTATGTGGAAGTAGAAGTGGAAGGGCCTAACAGAGACTTACATTCAGGACTTTACGGAGGAGCTGTTCCCAACCCGATCCATGTGCTGTCAAGAATGATTGCCCAGCTCATTGACGAAAACGGACATATTACGATTGACGGATTCTATGACAATGTGGAAGTGGTGTCTGATGTAGACAGAGCAGAAATGAATAAACTGAAAGATAATCCTGAAGAATTCAAAAAATCAATCGGACTGAACGGAGTGGAAGGCGAAAAAGGATATACAACACTGGAAAGAACCTCTATTCGTCCTACCTTAGACTGTAATGGGATCTGGGGCGGATATACAGGAGAAGGAGCGAAAACAGTAATTCCTTCCAAAGCTTCTGCTAAAATTTCTATGCGTCTGGTTCCTTATCAAACACCAGAGGAAATTACAGAAAAGTTCACAAAGCATTTTGAAAAAATTGCCCCTGAGAATGTAAAAGTAAAAGTTACACCACATCACGGAGGAATGCCATATGTTTTGCCAAGTGATACAAAAGAATTCTTAGCTGCAAAACAAGCGATGGAAACCGCATTTGGAAAAGAGGTATTACCTTATAGAAGTGGAGGAAGTATTCCTATTACGGCGATGTTTGAAAAGGTGTTGGGAGCAAAATCAGTTCTGATGGGCTTCGGTCTTGATTCTGATGCAATTCACTCACCGAATGAGCATTACGGATTATTTAATTTCTATAAAGGAATTGAAAGTATTCCGTTGTTTTTTGAAAATTATTCAAAATAA